The following coding sequences lie in one Antricoccus suffuscus genomic window:
- a CDS encoding TetR/AcrR family transcriptional regulator, producing MIDEPAPSGATPEPRTALTKGQRTRYNLLISAESVFERLGFLDARVADIAAEAKVAHGTFYTYFESKTDIFRAVLTEFLPPIYQKSDYGGATNPTPFQRVEFGNRRFLDVYRGNSKMLALLEQAATFDPEVKVLRTKLRHTAERRIRRNIIRMQEDNIVDPGLDAEIAASCLVAMATHSFYTWLVTDKRDYDMESAVITLSRLWGNALGLKSESSDRPEYRSVTSTTKGVVESLDLDATS from the coding sequence ATGATCGACGAGCCGGCGCCATCGGGCGCCACACCCGAACCCAGAACGGCGTTAACGAAAGGCCAGCGCACTCGCTATAACTTGCTCATCTCCGCCGAGTCCGTCTTCGAACGGCTCGGCTTTCTCGACGCGCGGGTAGCGGACATCGCGGCCGAAGCCAAGGTCGCACACGGCACTTTCTATACATACTTCGAGTCGAAGACGGACATCTTCCGCGCGGTGCTCACCGAATTCCTGCCCCCCATTTATCAGAAGAGCGACTATGGGGGCGCCACGAACCCCACGCCGTTTCAGCGCGTCGAGTTTGGGAACAGGCGGTTTCTGGACGTGTATCGCGGCAACTCGAAGATGCTCGCGCTACTCGAGCAGGCCGCAACCTTCGACCCTGAAGTGAAGGTCCTACGCACAAAGCTTCGCCACACTGCCGAACGCCGGATTCGTCGAAACATCATCCGGATGCAGGAAGACAACATCGTCGATCCCGGCCTGGACGCCGAGATCGCCGCAAGCTGCCTCGTTGCGATGGCTACGCATTCGTTCTACACCTGGCTCGTCACGGACAAGCGCGACTACGACATGGAGAGCGCGGTCATCACACTGAGCCGCCTGTGGGGCAACGCCCTCGGGCTCAAGTCCGAAAGTAGCGATCGACCTGAGTACAGGTCAGTGACGAGTACGACCAAGGGGGTAGTTGAATCCCTCGATCTCGACGCTACTTCTTAA